ACGTGTATCTGACTCGATAGAGTGGTCCAATACACGTTTATATTTATCATTGAGCTGCAGTAGATGGTCTTTAAGCATTTGGTTTTCAGCAACCAAGTCGGCAGCCTCCGTTGCTGGCACGGACTGTGCAGCGTCAAGTGATCCGAGTGGAGTCGAGGTGCCTACGGACGTCGCGGGTGACACGGCAGGAGGCGTCATCGCGACAACCCGAGTCGGCACGCAGGCTGCACGCGTGGAAGGTTCGTTTTGCTCAACGACGCGGGCGTCACGGCAGACTCTGCCAacgaattaataataaacttgaaacaaaaactCATGAATTGCTGTTTTTCAGTTGCAACTGATGAGTTAATCATGAAAGACCTGCTACGGagttaataaatacttaatagagGTGATATGTAGTCAAGCTTAACCCTTtgggtttataatattatacacctAGTCAGCCCCAAAGCTCGAATGTACTATATATTGGTTTAGCTCAGATTTTATGACATGAAGTCCTGATAACGGAAAGATAAAAATGTCcttaatgaataattttgttttacacaaaataaacaaagttaacacAATTCAGTTTCAGGTGATACAGTGACAGAGACAGTTAAATTTATTTCGACTGGATGGGGAATACAGACAGCAGAAATTCCAAGCTGAGGTAAGCAATAGTGATATAGATGGTGGTCCATTTATGCTGTGAACACATGCAAATGCCAATAAATATGGGCTGTGTCCATGGTCCAAACATAATGGTCCATTTGAATGGAAATGGTTACAGtcataatgaaacaaaatgtatttctaggaatgttaatgttattaaaaatataatattcaccTAAATATATAAAAGCTAAATAAACAGGTCCACTTAATTTCTTAACACCTGACAATACACTATATTTGGAGAAGCAGTAACAACAACTAAAtgacaaacaaacaataaaacttacaaatgACTTTGTCCACTGCATCGGTATCATCAAATTCTATGAAAGCAAATCCTCGCTTGACACCAGTGTCTCTATTGACAATTATATCACAAGAGACAACATTTCCAAACTGAGTAAAGTGCTCCTGAAGGTCACTATCCTCTAAGTGTTTGAGGCCACCAACAAATAGTTTCTTCACGTCCATCGCTTGCTGAGGAATGTTCTCTATCTCCTTTGAAAAAATagacaataaaaacattaatgataacattttttattattagctaGAAACTGCTGTTAATGATGCAAAGACcaataaataacagaaattaggacttgtacttaaaaatatactttttaaaagtaaGCATAAACACACCAACTAAAATTGatctctattattttatttttcaacagattttaacaaatttggtattgatagttttgtaattaaatttgcaataaataattactctTGCAATTTTTACATAGGATTAACAGTTTTTGGGATATAAAAGTGTGAAAAATTTGTAATGTCGCctttttgaaataatgaaaaaagtttatattaacatGGGTCAGGATATGCTTTGTtagagttacagctagcgaaagatttcagaTCACCATGTAAAacgttttttgtagttttttacctgataaattgaataaaacaggtcccaggggcaacaataactttgttatttcaccaagaaacaaatcaaaattttcaataaaaaacctGTAGAAAATTGTATTCTAATCAAAATGGTGTAAACATAGTATACAGAAAGCAAACAAATGTGTGATTGAATGAATTTATATTCTTAACAGTTCAAAGTAAAATTAGCgggaaaacatttaattaaacgaaatcacaattaattttcaaaagtacCCCTGCTGACTTCTTTGCATTTTTCTGCTTGTTTAAGAATGGCTCTTGTTGTTTCCCATAGTACAACAGGGCTTCCCTTTAACAGCGTAAAAGCTTCATTAGTCATTCACCCTCTATGCAAAAACCAAACAGCATATGATCTGGTGACCTAGGTAGCCAGTTAGCCGCCGTGACTTCCACAACTGATCTATTTATGTGGAAACCGTTGATTCAAGTATgtggaaacaatatttaaaaattgtgggAATTAGCTATCATGTTGGTAGTACAGTTGGCGTCGCGTTTCAAGAGAAACATCTTCAGGCAATGTCGATAATTCTCGAAGAAGCTGTGTGTCTTGCCTCTTGTAAAATAAATGGTTCAATCAGCTGACATGAATAATAATCACACCATACTAATACTAAAATGCTGTTGAAAGATATGATCAATTGTTGCATGAGGgttttaacaactttaaaaaatttaataataaaagtataatgaGCTCCAATAGTTTTGCATATCTTcctgaatcaccctgtatatatatatacacacacacatgtgtgtgtgtgcgcatgCACGCACATGTGATTTTTAAAATCCCAAGAGTAACAATATAGCTAAAAGACATAGGCTACTGAACCGAAATCAActtttttgtgtgtaattaaaacaaattttgtacattttttgagtaGAACCCAGCCCGATTGTTCTTGTAactattttctgtaaaatatttctagGATTGCCCATGACATAAAAGAACTTACATCTTTCGGTATAGCCCTCTTTGTTTCCACCTCACGACCATCAATTTTATGAGGCCTGTGTGACATTGCCTCGTCAACCATCTCGGAATGCGCATAGGTGACAAATCCAAAACCTCGAGAtctgaaagataattaaataacatGGTATAAAAATTAGGCACATAATCTATGAGCCAAGGGGTAATTTGCATTGCATATGCACAAAGTCTCATGTTTTATCGATAATTCCTATTATTAACTCTATTGATACTCTCTTATTTCAACCTCCACTAAAAACTAGCACAGCTGattattgatttctttcttagtaGAGATTGttctatcaattaaaaatatgaaaaaaaaccatgtgtgtgcttatacaatgcaaatttgtTCTAGTTTCCTATAAAGACTATgttgtttctaaaaaatatttgtgaaaatgtgCCAAAAAGTGCTTCCACAGCAATACAGTCAATTAGCTGTATCTCCTGTATTCGTCAAGGTAAGTTCTTCAAATGTTGTGTATACAATAAGAAATATGTactcaacaaaatatttgtattttttgggGCAGCTATTTTTTCTAACCTtgataaatgttaaaacaaaattttttttaagtttacataactttttttaaattgatacttCCGTTAAATTACTCTACCAAACATAATGAGTAGCAACAATTGTGTAGAAAACTCTGTTACCCCACCATAGTTTGGGATCATGTTAGAAACATTGTAGTGAACTcaattgtgtatctgatgagacaataagaatacttCAACACCCGGATCACACCATATCCTGTAATGGTGCGGCCTCATAGTGCCACAGCAATTTGTAGGCGCTGTGAGCGTGGAtgcgattatttattcggttgtgttggtgCTGTGAGCACTCGTAAAATTCTGTGCTGCTATGAGCTTTGGCACTATAAGCATgaatccgattatttattcggttgtgttggcgctgtgagtaTTAATTGGccaattctgtggcgctatgCGCCAGTCTCTACTTGGTGGTATCGCATAGCGCCACAACCTcctattgtttgaaatttatttacgtaaGAACCTTGGATCGGGACACTGATAGAGGGAAAATATAGAgggaaaatattgttaaaaagagTTTGTGAGTAGCCAAACGAAGAATTATGTCGTGACTAGAGATGGGCTAAATCAGTACATACATGTAACCTTCTGATACCGTTACTTGACGAAGTACAAATCTGGATACTTGAAAACAGTATTTctgtactggtaacgttttaaatactagatactctaaatcagtatttgtGACggtttaaatactggatacttgaaatcagtatttctcagggttcccactcaatctaaatactcaaattcaccgctaattcacggttttcacggttaaaaaaattaaaattcaaggtcggaaagttttcataaacgttaccggtacaaacaaaatcgtgttggagaggggcgaagttgagacgtaaacactacagacgcggcagagcggtaaaatacaatataaaacttcttcccatttgactaacgatgtcattggtcgtgcaggaattgacggaaacgtctaaaagaacgaaataacaataggcttcggttacgacgcaagcaatgagcggcgagcgcccgattttatgtgcgatttgctacataatgaatataacaaggcatattatttttacaaaacatcatcataacagtcatcaaagcaatgacaaagacaaatttcaatataagattcgtacgttggctaaggctaactcgtttgagtccatgaagtacacttgcgtgattattaaattattttcttgtttaacacattattattattatttcgatcaatttcttccacaggaaaattttcacataatcacaggttcacattttaattagtacataagaaaaggcaattttatcgaaattaaaataacatataaaacgttaaatgtataaaaaatatatacaacttgttataagaaaagttatttggtaccagttttatacaaaaaaaattattttgtacacataaataaagaaattgaaaaaaatgtctagaataaaagtgaattacgatttgcactttttgctaagttcctgtatcttatcgtctaactcagctgcccttttcctggcgtcggacaaaacctggaatttttgtgcttccaattcttttttttctattgcagcttgcttcctctctttctcagaattaattttgtctttcatttcttctcgttgttttgccaagtgctccgagtagtgggcgtggaatttttggcagcatgaactaattcattagtgatttccattgcctccaatcctcctgctgctgatacgccgtcacaaacttttctcaacgcgactaaactctcctccttcaagttttcaactatacactgtttgttgacagagaagcctctttcaacagaagaatttccgtgagaaagtgtcagaatgagttgaatgaaaagctttaaatctttaaatcaattctcacaataagaataagattggagtgtcgagctggggaaacaaatctttcaaagttgagacatgaaaccagctgtttgtccgaggatgggggagtggagtacacgatatacccctccccttccactctcattgacagtagacaacaaaggttatttttaccataacatcgctgcaccacattacaataaatgaaccttgtacgatattttttttcatctgcatgaaatgattaatagcgttaacgtagtcgtatggaacccgacaaaattatacttggacgacttcctcgatttgtagttttgtagtaataaagcttaacactataaagttacttgacgtttgtttttcctggttagaaaaaatgcaatggtttttttctaacgtttttataacatgacgtttcatttgtaatattttactaaacatatacaatttaaacacacattcaccataaaagatttaaaccgtgtacactcgtaatatccatgcagcttaggaatcataaaaaatattattgataaggaaaacgtatatcactaccgtttaatatctaaagagatgaaaaaaaaaaattgttttctcaaacgaccttactggtaattaaaacagttatataggcctataaagttatggtctcgctgcgttaattgatatgtgtcgtgtaggttctgctccgtcacattattatactatttatttacgcaagaccctaaattaattcaatttattgtccaccataaattaaaattttttataattattacattgtgttaacagtcattacacacaacgatatagatatcgtactgaatagcattttttctcattaatatttaaataaaataagggatttaatagaatgaaattaagttaaaatgtaatttaaattccttacattagattaaggatttgtatactttttttattttatgtaaacaataatagactatatctgatacaataaaactccaatacgaaaagtgtttacattaaacgataatctatcaaataattaaattgtgttattaatctcgcgttcaatcagagaatgccttgtttacagccgcgtagcgtagccaaggcccggaacctggcgacagacaaagacaggcctcacgtgatttgagccggaagcttcatctcccaccggcccttccttttcctaaatttgtttataaaccatattatcagtacaatcgctcagatagcagcccctgtcaaacttcgtggtctatcccctacattgcgtgctacttttactttgcaatagcgaaggtcaactttcccatatgatcgtctgacgacgacccgtgttgattttatttattcaaaagttgtagagattttcacggtatgtaaacaaaattcacggcttatttaaggttttttcacggtgaacgaaattcacggcttattcccggttttcacggttt
The sequence above is a segment of the Homalodisca vitripennis isolate AUS2020 unplaced genomic scaffold, UT_GWSS_2.1 ScUCBcl_12955;HRSCAF=22944, whole genome shotgun sequence genome. Coding sequences within it:
- the LOC124375070 gene encoding heterogeneous nuclear ribonucleoprotein A1-like, whose protein sequence is LSFRSRGFGFVTYAHSEMVDEAMSHRPHKIDGREVETKRAIPKDEIENIPQQAMDVKKLFVGGLKHLEDSDLQEHFTQFGNVVSCDIIVNRDTGVKRGFAFIEFDDTDAVDKVICKFYCLFVI